From Nicotiana tabacum cultivar K326 chromosome 22, ASM71507v2, whole genome shotgun sequence, one genomic window encodes:
- the LOC142176113 gene encoding uncharacterized protein LOC142176113, translating into MELLKNYDCSILYHPGKANIVADALSTKSMGSLAHIAPAKRLLAKDIQRLEDTGIRFSIGNSEALLACAQAKSSLVERIKATQYEDEPFYKYRDEALAGKSKDIIVEGDGVLRMGDRLCVADVDGLRHAILKEAHNTKYTIHLGSTKMCHDLKQFYWWEVFHVSMLQKCISDSFQVIEAPAIPLDEKLSYEEDPMPIVDRQVRKLRSTEIVFVKVLWRNHTVEEAIWEVEKDMQAKYPHLFQFTGTHLS; encoded by the exons ATGGAACTACTCAAAAACTATGATtgttctattttgtatcatcctggaaaAGCCAATATAGTGGCTGATGCATTGAGCACAAAATCTATGGGGAGTCTGGCACACATAGCTCCTGCAAAGAGACTTTTGGCCAAAGATATACAGAGGCTAGAAGATACAGGTATTAGATTTAGTATCGGAAATTCAGAGGCATTGTTGGCTTGTGCTCAGGCTAAGTCATCATTAGTTGAGCGCATTAAGGCCACCCAATATGAGGATGAACCATTCTACAAATACAGAGATGAGGCCTTAGCTGGTAAAAGCAAGGATATAATTGTTGAAGGTGATGGTGTTCTTCGAATGGGTGACAGGCTATGTGTAGCAGATGTAGATGGGTTGAGACACGCTATTCTTAAAGAAGCTCACAATACTAAATACACTATACATCTTGGATCCACAAAAATGTGCCATGACCTGAAGCAATTTTATTGGTGGGAAg tgtttcacgtCTCAATGCTACAAAAATGTATATCAGACTCATTTCAGGTGATTGAAGCACCTGCTATACCACTTGATGAGAAGTTGTCTTACGAGGAGGACCCGATGCCAATTGTTGATAGACAAGTAAGAAAGCTACGGTCAACAGAAATTGTGTTCGTTAAAGTTTTATGGAGAAATCATACCGTTGAAGAAGCTATTTGGGAAGTAGAAAAAGATATGCAAGCGAagtatcctcatttatttcagtTTACAGGTACGCACTTGAGTTGA